The following proteins are co-located in the Phaeodactylum tricornutum CCAP 1055/1 chromosome 2, whole genome shotgun sequence genome:
- a CDS encoding predicted protein, whose product MTPRIMGTQENLTSCVAVYSVQFDLKVGPTTPSRDFPVSFNHDKAGRGYCKCDEWLTVDSDRTMSDNPRDARDRQRSSDDGIVVFVEQRIRTVLGWPSDVFSMDCVANNGDSEIPHTLIIFIPGNPGLVEWYLPVFKALLERLGSGYAVRGVANVGHSRSPELVDVEAQGNKANLSIPWTVKGQALHKMAFVDLVTRDSIKQREQHAIKLTGTGTKAAFGGGKSAILPPHLIFVSHSIGCHFTQRLCVWRPDLLSRTCMFLFLMPFIRMDAPAAQQTILNLAASHPGLIIRWHEAIMRVLKSMPRSVVDRLMRGTIREQAGRDVAVDLVRQPKFARNFFQLGLEEVRILPQTYDVSGLQILGEQCPVYILNAGNDHWSPESHMVDLLELRDQKRIPSTVSVQYEPSLRHDFVSHVDQIPVVVEFCVDRIGTQGHQVGTMATRFTSAAGARSRL is encoded by the exons ATGACACCACGAATCATGGGTACGCAAGAAAACCTGACAAGCTGTGTAGCTGTATACAGTGTTCAATTCGACTTAAAAGTAGGCCCCACTACT CCATCGAGAGACTTCCCCGTATCCTTCAACCACGACAAAGCAGGTCGAGGGTACTGCAAGTGCGATGAATGGTTGACGGTGGATAGTGATCGCACGATGAGCGACAACCCTCGAGATGCACGAGATCGTCAACGATCTTCTGACGATGGAAtagtcgtcttcgttgagCAACGAATCCGTACCGTTCTCGGTTGGCCGAGTGATGTTTTTTCCATGGATTGCGTTGCCAACAATGGTGATTCGGAGATACCGCACACGCTCATAATATTTATTCCGGGAAATCCAGGTTTAGTCGAATGGTATTTACCCGTCTTCAAAGCGCTTCTGGAACGTCTGGGTTCGGGGTACGCCGTGCGAGGAGTGGCCAATGTGGGACATTCGCGCTCTCCGGAACTAGTCGACGTCGAAGCACAAGGGAACAAAGCGAATTTATCAATCCCTTGGACTGTCAAAGGCCAAGCTTTGCACAAAATGGCCTTTGTGGACCTCGTTACCCGGGACTCTATCAAGCAACGAGAGCAACATGCTATAAAACTGACAGGGACAGGAACCAAGGCGGCTTTTGGAGGGGGGAAAAGTGCGATATTGCCACCCCACCTCATTTTTGTATCGCATTCCATCGGCTGTCATTTTACGCAGCGTCTATGTGTTTGGAGGCCCGATTTGTTGTCCCGAACGTGCATGTTTCTATTCCTCATGCCGTTCATCCGGATGGATGCCCCCGCTGCGCAACAGACAATCTTGAATCTTGCTGCATCACACCCGGGATTGATCATTCGATGGCACGAGGCAATTATGCGCGTGTTGAAAAGCATGCCACGCAGTGTTGTGGATCGTCTGATGCGAGGAACCATAAGGGAACAAGCTGGCCGGGATGTGGCGGTTGATCTGGTGCGACAACCAAAGTTTGCTCGcaactttttccaactcGGTCTGGAGGAAGTGCGCATTCTTCCGCAAACCTACGAT GTATCTGGCTTGCAAATTCTCGGCGAACAATGCCCGGTGTACATTTTGAATGCGGGGAACGATCATTGGTCGCCGGAATCACACATGGTGGacttgttggagttgcgAGATCAAAAGCGTATACCTTCGACCGTGTCGGTGCAGTACGAACCATCCTTGCGTCACGACTTTGTGAGTCACGTGGACCAGATTCCGGTGGTCGTCGAGTTTTGCGTGGACCGTATCGGAACACAAGGCCACCAGGTGGGCACCATGGCGACGAGATTCACCTCCGCAGCCGGAGCGCGCTCGCGACTTTAA
- a CDS encoding predicted protein, which translates to MSSNSNSSASELAVYANLVSYKYDGDSKTHSANRGGDANDMSVYGNAVKVSLHGLPVAGLTDDDDDSSVVNDGRLLVKDPQVVAAQEEDVKDEQSISVDESQLLSTRKAFAPCTDPNSIIKVSLDHRHGFLGRRGNVRVLDSAGKPFAGGVHLKEFQRHLLRPSYLLRTANKTPVALCVQQNAQTGSSTKVFNIYSTRQGVTADVTKVVHVAGVSYYPAYRVELASAASDCVVSTWTGKESVPIWELRTDANTVTIQEINVGRILGSIEQHEGLKTGCDIVLNAGVDPALVLCVGTILEASCTAVKA; encoded by the coding sequence ATGTCATCCAACAGCAATTCATCCGCCTCTGAGCTTGCCGTTTACGCCAACCTCGTATCCTACAAGTACGATGGAGATAGCAAGACCCACAGCGCCAACCGTGGTGGAGATGCCAACGACATGTCCGTCTACGGCAATGCCGTCAAGGTCTCCCTCCACGGACTACCCGTAGCAGGCctcaccgacgacgatgacgactcCAGTGTGGTCAACGACGGACGTCTGCTCGTCAAAGACCCGCAGGTGGTCGCTgcacaagaagaagacgTCAAGGACGAGCAGAGCATTTCAGTGGACGAAAGCCAACTGCTGTCGACCCGCAAGGCCTTTGCTCCGTGCACGGACCCCAATTCCATCATCAAGGTGTCCTTGGATCATCGTCATGGCTTCCTCGGACGTCGCGGGAACGTTCGCGTACTGGATTCTGCCGGCAAGCCCTTCGCCGGCGGCGTCCATCTGAAAGAGTTCCAGCGTCATTTGCTCCGCCCCAGTTACTTGCTGCGGACAGCCAACAAGACACCGGTCGCTTTGTGTGTCCAGCAAAATGCACAAACAGGATCGTCGACCAAGGTCTTCAACATCTACTCTACTCGCCAAGGTGTCACCGCTGACGTGACCAAAGTGGTCCATGTTGCCGGTGTTAGCTACTACCCGGCATACCGAGTTGAATTGGCCTCTGCGGCGAGCGATTGCGTTGTTTCCACATGGACCGGCAAAGAATCGGTGCCCATCTGGGAGCTGAGAACCGATGCGAATACTGTGACGATCCAAGAAATCAATGTAGGCCGCATACTCGGAAGTATCGAGCAACACGAGGGTTTGAAGACTGGCTGCGACATTGTCTTGAACGCCGGTGTTGACCCAGCACTCGTCTTATGCGTCGGTACCATCTTGGAAGCAAGCTGTACTGCCGTGAAAGCGTAG
- a CDS encoding predicted protein, translating into MTPPHEEDSSTLSGGHSTSPRNSLQADGNAPQYLYIVRHGDRWDYENPTWVETTDRSGDPPLSKLGHQQARETGIFLDQLLSSDGITGDDLTWMSSPFLRTLQTSDNALNAMTKTNIKNVPILPEYSVFEWDGKGGKWHESLPPLSERVHYFPRMDVKYQSLFVPTLPEPRSEFHGRCERAIHALNQRYCFKPRSALVVVSHAAACIGLARAAANLTLTDITPAAPCTIFRLSRTDNSATWQMDQHDAVNSLNGHTSHLSDLGSTTVPWNHFGDKAIHRGYTGPPTSRFAPKDLNDEL; encoded by the exons ATGACGCCTCCGcacgaagaagattcgtCTACTTTGTCAGGTGGACACTCGACATCCCCTCGCAATTCCTTACAAGCAGACGGCAATGCCCCTCAGTATCTCTACATTGTCCGCCACGGCGACCGATGGGACTATGAGAATCCAACG TGGGTCGAAACCACGGATCGCTCGGGTGATCCTCCGCTGAGCAAACTCGGTCATCAACAAGCGCGGGAAACGGGCATCTTTCTGGATCAACTCTTGTCGAGTGATGGAATCACTGGAGACGATTTAACTTGGATGAGTTCTCCCTTTTTGCGCACCCTACAAACCTCAGACAACGCCCTCAACGCCATGACCAAGACCAACATCAAGAACGTACCTATTCTTCCCGAATACTCTGTCTTTGAGTGGGACGGAAAAGGAGGCAAATGGCACGAGTCGCTGCCGCCCTTGTCGGAACGGGTACACTACTTCCCTCGCATGGACGTCAAGTACCAGAGTCTGTTCGTGCCGACTTTGCCGGAGCCGCGATCGGAGTTTCACGGACGGTGCGAACGTGCAATCCATGCTCTGAATCAACGCTATTGTTTTAAGCCACGCAGCGCGCTGGTAGTCGTCTCGCACGCGGCAGCCTGTATAGGTTTGGCGCGAGCGGCGGCGAACCTCACCCTGACCGATATCACACCTGCAGCACCGTGTACTATCTTTCGTTTAAGCCGTACCGACAATTCCGCGACCTGGCAAATGGATCAGCATGATGCTGTAAATAGTTTGAACGGACACACGTCCCATTTGAGCGATTTAGGAAGCACTACAGTGCCGTGGAACCACTTTGGTGACAAAGCAATCCATAGGGGTTATACCGGACCACCAACGTCTCGGTTTGCCCCCAAAGATCTAAACGACGAATTGTAA
- a CDS encoding predicted protein, with translation MTQTQGHSPNENQREAESMGRHGDQSFQATKSTDGQQKTHPDEVNSQTIHSSNVADKSKSPFLPPIHTAKPWPEDRLTGDHDLQRCLGSFPSSLWKTFQRWTYAYMQPILLKGQRQFREKDHLTVEDVYVIPADMQASVLVEQFWDDYHRTKKLVPVLFRLIQPIFVPAGFWELLVVLAKVSLPLSLRQILLVLEANPSASVISEGLPFAITLSLAGVVLALSQNRVVFLCTASGIRIRAALTTALYEHALRLTASGKIGLTTGQVTNLVAVDTQKLFDVCVEGHNLWSCPLLIIIVLALLATLIGTELMIGVLVLILFIPIVRWIVQQMLKIRKARSALTDVRINTLTAMLHGIHVTKLNHYERNIESQVETIRRQEMVLLRKELWMWGWVLTTAVCSPLVAVMVAFSFYTLLDEGNLLTPSTAFSTLLLFSILRSPINMAARLVGNMSQAVENVSRITLFLEREAHLAVDEEASNEPVKTLVKTSKRAFPKRQLVRFSASRDNLVSIEAGCFSIKPQNSIIQGSFLASFRGLTPERSLGKGDFTAGVKGFSVSNLSFEVKRSEVIAVVGKVGSGKSLLLRALLGEVPTFFGDRIFVSGRSSYAAQQAFILNASLRENILFGKDYNEQLYKRVLKACCLTADIQWLGPAGDLTQIGERGVTLSGGQKQRVALARAVYTDPDLAFLDDCFSALDPSTANAVYEGLFGLTQGEGRNGILRSAGTILVTHSIQFLSRVDKILVLSDGAPSFFGTWAELQLFQGSKGNLIESIQQNCQEVEKKSRSGELEEGQTANEGGLIMTVEERKYGGASFSVWTRWFSSAGGWSFFLSQMILSIVENGLFVSSDWWCAKWSDSTFTGTDLFGMSFPPQTEGRSVQVQYAVVHLLIVVLSVFATSIQLQFAVAGGAKCAERMFLDMTTRVLRAPSSYFETTPLGRVLNRFTYDVEVLDVELSISMAGLMISSSLLISSIVVMLAILPWIALYIVPVGVAYTCIQLYYRRSGPDLQRIDATSRSPIQAKLAEGMDGATTIRAFHQEKPFIVGFQRNVDFNSSAMLNFAAAQRWLAFRMEILGATVGFVFSTIVICTNDRLKIDSGMVGLALQWATIFSAALNFFFLRLTEAEAKITSIERVHQTTLLPQEASWETDPLMNLDKNWPKTGILQFDSVCMRYRSDLPLALKNVSFQLAHGMRCGIVGRTGSGKTSLTASLFRLVEIEAGQIVLDGIDLSKVGLADVRGRRNGMQIIPQDPVLFAGILRECLDPFFLESDEKVLQALQAVNHKGVNERGKAVLNDPVDEGGSNYSVGERQLLCLARAIVQEPRVLVLDEATASVDAATDAFIQDMLRTRFKNTTLLTIAHRLNTIMDYDMVIVLDDGHCVETGSPLSLLADPDGWFTALVDASGPNIAAELRRIAAEKEP, from the exons ATGACGCAGACGCAGGGGCATTCTCCAAATGAAAATCAGAGAGAAGCAGAATCCATGGGGCGACACGGAGACCAGTCATTTCAAGCCACAAAAAGTACCGATGGGCAACAGAAAACACATCCTGACGAGGTCAACAGCCAAACCATACATTCTTCAAATGTCGccgacaaaagcaaaagtccATTTTTGCCTCCCATACACACAGCCAAACCGTGGCCAGAAGACCGGCTAACAGGAGATCACGATCTACAGCGCtgccttggaagcttccCCTCTTCCCTATGGAAGACGTTCCAGCGGTGGACTTACGCCTACATGCAACCAATCTTGCTCAAAGGCCAAAGACAGTTTCGAGAGAAAGATCACCTCACAGTGGAAGATGTGTATGTAATTCCAGCCGATATGCAAGCAAGCGTTTTAGTCGAGCAATTTTG GGACGACTATCACAGAACTAAAAAGCTTGTACCGGTTCTGTTCCGATTGATCCAGCCAATCTTTGTCCCTGCCGGATTTTGGGAGCTCTTGGTCGTCTTGGCCAAAGTGTCTTTACCTTTGTCTCTCCGCCAAATCCTGCTGGTGCTCGAAGCCAACCCGAGTGCCTCGGTCATTTCCGAAGGCCTGCCTTTTGCTATCACCCTTTCCTTAGCTGGCGTGGTGTTGGCTTTGTCACAGAACCGTGTCGTCTTTTTGTGTACAGCCAGCGGAATACGAATTCGTGCGGCTCTTACAACGGCTCTTTACGAGCATGCTTTACGACTTACTGCATCCGGCAAGATCGGGCTGACGACTGGGCAAGTCACAAACTTGGTTGCGGTCGATACGCAGAAGCTTTTTGATGTATGCGTGGAAGGACACAATTTGTGGAGTTGTCCGTTACTGATTATTATAGTGCTTGCGCTATTGGCGACCCTGATTGGCACCGAATTGATGATAGGAGTGCTGGTTTTGATTCTCTTCATTCCGATTGTCCGATGGATTGTCCAGCAGATGTTGAAAATTCGGAAAGCGCGATCGGCCCTCACTGATGTACGAATCAATACACTGACAGCCATGTTGCATGGCATTCACGTCACCAAACTCAACCACTACGAGCGAAACATTGAATCTCAGGTGGAAACAATCCGTAGGCAAGAAATGGTGTTGCTCCGAAAAGAGCTGTGGATGTGGGGCTGGGTACTGACGACGGCAGTGTGTTCTCCGCTAGTGGCGGTCATggttgccttttccttctaTACCTTACTGGACGAAGGCAATCTGCTGACGCCGTCTACCGCATTTTCTACCCTCCTattgttttccattttgcgTTCTCCTATCAACATGGCGGCTCGTCTTGTCGGAAATATGTCACAAGCGGTAGAAAACGTTTCTCGGATAACTCTTTTTTTAGAGCGCGAGGCACACCTTGCTGTAGATGAGGAAGCCTCGAATGAACCGGTCAAAACCTTGGTCAAGACTAGCAAACGTGCTTTCCCAAAAAGGCAGCTTGTTCGTTTTTCTGCCTCAAGAGACAATTTGGTGTCTATAGAGGCGGGATGCTTTTCGATCAAGCCGCAAAACAGTATTATTCAAGGTTCCTTTCTCGCTTCGTTTCGCGGTCTCACACCAGAAAGAAGTCTCGGAAAGGGTGACTTTACAGCAGGGGTGAAAGGATTTTCCGTGAGCAACTTGTCGTTCGAAGTCAAACGGTCTGAGGTGATTGCAGTAGTTGGGAAGGTGGGATCGGGGAAGTCGCTTTTGCTACGAGCGTTGCTTGGTGAAGTTCCAACGTTCTTTGGAGACAGAATCTTCGTTTCGGGGCGCTCATCGTATGCAGCACAGCAAGCTTTTATACTGAATGCTAGCTTGCGAGAAAACATCctctttggaaaagactACAATGAACAGCTATACAAAAGAGTCCTTAAGGCTTGCTGCTTAACGGCTGACATTCAATGGCTTGGCCCCGCGGGGGATTTGACGCAAATTGGCGAGCGTGGTGTGACCTTGTCGGGTGGGCAAAAGCAGCGCGTTGCTTTAGCTCGAGCAGTGTACACCGATCCTGATCTCGCTTTCTTGGATGATTGCTTTTCGGCGTTAGATCCTAGCACAGCAAATGCTGTTTACGAGGGCCTCTTTGGATTGACGCAGGGAGAAGGCCGCAATGGTATTCTTCGATCAGCTGGAACTATTCTTGTAACTCATTCGATTCAATTTCTTTCCCGAGTGGACAAGATCCTTGTCCTGAGCGATGGAGCTCCTTCATTCTTCGGGACATGGGCAGAATTGCAGTTATTTCAGGGCTCCAAGGGCAATTTGATTGAGTCTATTCAACAGAACTGTCAAGAAGTAGAGAAGAAGAGTAGGAGTGGGGAGCTAGAAGAGGGTCAAACAGCCAATGAAGGTGGATTGATAATGACTGTTGAAGAGCGCAAGTATGGAGGAGCTAGTTTTTCTGTCTGGACCCGATGGTTTAGTAGTGCAGGAGGATGGTCATTCTTCTTGTCGCAAATGATTTTGTCAATAGTTGAGAATGGGCTTTTTGTCTCATCAGATTG GTGGTGTGCTAAATGGTCTGATTCAACTTTCACCGGAACAGATCTTTTCGGAATGTCCTTTCCGCCGCAGACGGAAGGGAGGTCTGTTCAAGTGCAGTATGCCGTTGTGCATCTTTTAATTGTCGTTCTTTCCGTCTTTGCCACCTCGATACAGTTGCAGTTTGCAG TTGCTGGAGGCGCTAAATGTGCGGAGCGAATGTTTTTGGACATGACCACTCGGGTTCTGCGCGCTCCCTCGTCGTATTTTGAAACCACACCGTTGGGTAGAGTGCTTAACCGTTTCACATACGATGttgaggttttggatgttgaGCTATCCATTTCCATGGCTGGCTTGATGATATCATCAAGTCTGCTGatctcttccattgttgttATG CTTGCTATTTTGCCGTGGATTGCCCTCTATATTGTGCCTGTCGGAGTCGCATACACTTGCATTCAGCTTTATTATCGCAGGAGTGGCCCAGACCTGCAAAGGATTGACGCAACATCTCGGAGCCCGATTCAAGCAAAGCTCGCAGAAG GTATGGATGGTGCGACGACTATTCGAGCTTTTCACCAAGAGAAACCGTTCATTGTTGGTTTCCAAAGGAACGTCGACTTCAACAGCTCTGCCATGCTAAACTTTGCAGCTGCCCAGCGCTGGTTGGCCTTCAGGATGGAAATTCTTGGTGCCACTGTTGGTTTTGTCTTCAGCACAATTGTTATTTGCACAAATGATCGCTTGAAAATCGATTCCGGAATGGTTGGTTTGGCCCTGCAATGGGCGACCATATTCTCAGCAGCACtcaattttttctttttgagaTTAACGGAGGCCGAGGCGAAAATTACTTCAATTGAACGTGTTCACCAAACAACACTTCTTCCACAGGAAGCATCCTGGGAAACAGATCCATTGATGAATCTTGACAAAAATTGGCCCAAGACTGGGATTTTGCAGTTTGATAGTGTGTGTATGCGCTATCGCTCTGACCTGCCCCTGGCCCTAAAAAATGTTTCCTTTCAGTTAGCGCACGGAATGCGATGCGGCATTGTAGGCCGGACAGGCTCTGGCAAGACGTCGCTAACGGCAAGTCTCTTTCGATTGGTCGAAATCGAGGCAGGTCAAATTGTTCTTGACGGAATAGACCTTTCGAAGGTGGGCCTGGCGGATGTTCGCGGTCGTCGAAACGGAATGCAGATCATTCCCCAGGATCCGGTTCTGTTTGCGGGAATTTTACGGGAGTGTCTTGATCCTTTCTTTCTCGAAAGCGACGAAAAGGTGCTGCAGGCTCTTCAGGCAGTAAACCACAAGGGAGTCAATGAACGTGGCAAAGCTGTTCTGAATGATCCGGTGGACGAGGGGGGAAGCAACTACAGTGTTGGTGAGCGGCAGCTGCTGTGCCTGGCTCGCGCTATTGTGCAAGAGCCTCGTGTACTGGTCCTGGACGAAGCGACTGCCAGCGTCGATGCGGCTACCGATGCCTTCATTCAAGACATGCTCCGCACTCGCTTCAAAAATACGACGTTGTTGACAATAGCTCACCGTCTGAACACCATTATGGATTACGACATGGTAATTGTACTGGACGACGGTCACTGCGTGGAGACGGGCTCACCGCTTTCCCTCTTGGCTGACCCTGACGGTTGGTTTACGGCATTGGTGGATGCCAGCGGACCGAACATTGCGGCGGAGCTTCGACGGATTGCGGCAGAAAAGGAGCCATAG